Proteins found in one Pseudoxanthomonas sp. SL93 genomic segment:
- the sucB gene encoding dihydrolipoyllysine-residue succinyltransferase: MATEVKVPVLPESVSDATIAAWHKKVGDAVKRDENLMDLETDKVVLEVPSPVDGVLKEIKFKEGDTVTSQQLLAIIEEGAVAAAAPAAAEEKKPAAGAQEVQPKAEAAKADAAAPSSTKPAPAAAGTDGLPPGARFTAVTQGIDPANVEGTGRKGAVTKEDLINYASGKTAGVSGGARPEERVPMTRIRTRIAERLMQSKNSIAMLTSFNEVNLAKVMEMRKELQDDFVKANGIKLGFMSFFAKAAANALQRHPVVNASVDGNDIIYHGYADISIAVSTEKGLVTPVLRNVERMGFGDIEKGIAEYAKKARDGKLGLEDLQGGTFTITNGGTFGSLMSTPIVNPPQSAILGMHAIKDRAIVENGQVIAAPMMYIALSYDHRIIDGKDAVLFLVDIKNQLENPHRMLLGM, from the coding sequence ATGGCCACCGAAGTCAAAGTTCCGGTTCTTCCCGAATCCGTTTCCGATGCCACCATCGCCGCCTGGCACAAGAAGGTGGGCGACGCGGTCAAGCGCGACGAGAACCTCATGGACCTGGAGACCGACAAGGTCGTGCTGGAAGTGCCCTCGCCCGTCGATGGCGTGCTGAAGGAAATCAAGTTCAAGGAAGGCGACACCGTGACCAGCCAGCAGTTGCTGGCCATCATCGAGGAAGGTGCGGTGGCCGCCGCCGCGCCCGCCGCTGCCGAAGAGAAGAAGCCTGCCGCCGGTGCGCAGGAAGTGCAGCCGAAGGCCGAGGCCGCCAAGGCCGACGCGGCGGCCCCGTCCAGCACCAAGCCGGCCCCGGCCGCCGCCGGCACCGACGGCCTGCCGCCGGGTGCGCGCTTCACCGCCGTCACCCAGGGCATCGACCCGGCCAACGTCGAAGGCACCGGCCGCAAGGGCGCGGTGACCAAGGAAGACCTGATCAATTACGCCAGCGGCAAGACCGCCGGCGTCAGTGGCGGCGCGCGTCCGGAAGAACGCGTGCCGATGACCCGCATCCGCACGCGCATCGCCGAGCGCCTGATGCAGTCCAAGAACTCGATCGCCATGCTCACCTCGTTCAACGAGGTCAACCTGGCCAAGGTCATGGAGATGCGCAAGGAACTGCAGGACGACTTCGTGAAGGCCAACGGCATCAAGCTGGGCTTCATGAGCTTCTTCGCCAAGGCGGCCGCCAACGCGCTGCAGCGCCACCCGGTCGTCAACGCCTCGGTGGACGGCAACGACATCATCTACCACGGCTACGCCGACATCTCGATCGCCGTCTCCACCGAGAAGGGCCTGGTGACGCCGGTGCTGCGCAATGTCGAGCGCATGGGCTTCGGCGACATCGAGAAGGGCATCGCCGAGTACGCCAAGAAGGCGCGCGACGGCAAGCTGGGCTTGGAAGACCTGCAGGGTGGCACCTTCACCATCACCAACGGCGGCACCTTCGGCTCGCTGATGTCCACGCCGATCGTCAACCCGCCGCAGAGTGCCATCCTGGGCATGCATGCCATCAAGGACCGCGCCATCGTCGAGAACGGCCAGGTCATAGCCGCGCCGATGATGTACATCGCGCTGAGCTACGACCACCGCATCATCGACGGCAAGGACGCGGTGCTGTTCCTGGTGGACATCAAGAACCAGCTGGAAAACCCGCACCGCATGCTGCTGGGCATGTGA
- the lpdA gene encoding dihydrolipoyl dehydrogenase, whose protein sequence is MSEQFDVVVIGAGPAGYHAAIRAAQLGMKVACIDAALGKDGKPALGGTCLRVGCVPSKALLDSSRQFWNMGHLFGDHGISFKDAKIDVEAMVGRKDKIVKQFTGGIAMLFKANKITPYYGFGQLQPGNVVKVKQHDGSEVELKGTNVIIAAGSDSIELPFAKFDNEYIVDNVGALDFTEVPKRLAVIGAGVIGLELGSVWKRLGAEVVILEALPDFLAAADAEVAKTAAKEFKKQGLDIRLGAKVSKTEVTGKGKKKEVVVTYADAEGEKTLTVDKLLVAVGRKAASKGLLADGTGVKLNERGQIEVDDHCHTGVDGVWAVGDCVRGPMLAHKGFEEGIAVAELIAGLPGHVNLDTVPWVIYTEPEIAWVGKTEKQLKDEGIPYKAGSFPFAAIARAVAMGEPAGFVKVLAHAETDRILGLHLVGVGVSELVHEGVITMEFNGSADDLARICHAHPTLSEAIHDAAMAVDKRAIHKAN, encoded by the coding sequence ATGAGCGAACAATTCGACGTCGTCGTCATCGGTGCCGGCCCGGCCGGCTACCACGCCGCCATCCGCGCCGCGCAGCTGGGCATGAAGGTCGCGTGCATCGACGCCGCGCTGGGCAAGGACGGCAAGCCCGCGCTGGGCGGCACCTGCCTGCGCGTGGGCTGCGTACCCTCCAAGGCGCTGCTGGATTCCTCGCGCCAGTTCTGGAACATGGGCCACCTGTTTGGCGACCACGGCATCAGCTTCAAGGACGCGAAGATCGACGTCGAAGCGATGGTCGGCCGCAAGGACAAGATCGTGAAGCAGTTCACCGGCGGCATCGCGATGCTGTTCAAGGCGAACAAGATCACCCCGTACTACGGCTTCGGCCAGCTGCAGCCCGGCAACGTGGTCAAGGTCAAGCAACACGACGGCAGCGAAGTGGAGCTCAAGGGCACCAACGTCATCATCGCCGCCGGTTCGGATTCCATCGAACTGCCGTTCGCCAAGTTCGACAACGAATACATCGTCGACAACGTCGGTGCGCTGGACTTCACCGAAGTCCCGAAGCGCCTGGCCGTGATCGGCGCCGGCGTCATCGGCCTGGAGCTGGGCAGCGTGTGGAAGCGCCTGGGCGCCGAGGTTGTGATCCTGGAAGCCCTACCCGACTTCCTGGCCGCCGCTGATGCGGAAGTCGCCAAGACGGCCGCCAAGGAGTTCAAGAAGCAAGGCCTGGACATCCGCCTGGGCGCCAAGGTCAGCAAGACCGAAGTCACCGGCAAGGGCAAGAAGAAGGAAGTCGTGGTCACCTACGCCGATGCCGAAGGCGAGAAGACCCTGACGGTCGACAAGCTACTGGTCGCGGTGGGCCGCAAGGCGGCCAGCAAGGGCCTGCTGGCCGACGGTACCGGCGTGAAGCTCAACGAGCGCGGCCAGATCGAAGTGGACGACCACTGCCACACCGGCGTGGACGGCGTGTGGGCCGTCGGCGACTGCGTGCGCGGCCCGATGCTGGCGCACAAGGGCTTCGAGGAAGGCATCGCGGTGGCCGAACTGATCGCCGGCCTGCCCGGCCACGTCAACCTCGATACCGTGCCTTGGGTCATCTACACCGAGCCGGAAATCGCGTGGGTCGGCAAGACCGAGAAGCAGCTCAAGGACGAAGGCATCCCGTACAAGGCGGGCAGCTTCCCGTTCGCGGCGATCGCACGCGCGGTTGCCATGGGCGAGCCTGCCGGCTTCGTGAAGGTACTTGCGCATGCCGAGACCGACCGCATCCTGGGCCTGCACCTGGTCGGCGTGGGCGTATCGGAACTGGTGCACGAAGGCGTCATCACGATGGAGTTCAACGGCTCCGCCGACGACCTGGCCCGCATCTGCCACGCGCACCCCACGCTGTCCGAAGCGATCCATGACGCGGCCATGGCGGTGGACAAGCGCGCCATCCACAAGGCCAACTGA
- a CDS encoding 2-oxoglutarate dehydrogenase E1 component, translating to MDNLLKQFAQSSQLNGGNASYVEDLYEQYLVAPDSVGPKWKAYFDGFKGREAGDVPHSVIIEQVAGAARKAANNGYAAAPSAGGDERERNVGRLITAYRSRGHLGARLDPLGLTPPVTTPDLELGFHNLSEKDLDSEFSTGNVAGQSRMKLRDLLAQLKATYTGSIGAEFMHISEVDQRQWLYQRLEAAGGKYGLSADAQRRTLERLTAAEGLERYLHTKYVGQKRFSLEGGDSLIPMLDVMIRRAGEGQVKDIVVGMAHRGRLNVLVNTLGKSPRKLFDEFEGKFEHDNSLAHAGDVKYHMGFSADIATPGGPVHLALAFNPSHLEIVDPVVVGSVRSRQERRGDAARQAVLPIIMHGDAAFAGQGVVMELFQMSQARGFAVGGTLHIVINNQIGFTTSARDDARSTLYCTDVAKMIGAPVLHVNGDDPEAVVFCANLAYDFRQQFKKDVVIDLVCYRRHGHNEADEPAATQPLMYQTIRKHPTTRELYAGKLEAAGVIAAGGGKALADDYRNKLDSGEYTTELAKQKSDELAIDWSRYVTGKLSDPVDTKVKRKSLDSLAKIITTIPAGVALHPRVAKIYEDRVKMAAGELPGDWGFAENLAYATLLAEGHGLRLVGQDAGRGTFFHRHAILHEQKTDSYYLPLRQLVEQPEQATVIDSLLSEEAVMAFEYGFSTTDPNTLCIWEAQFGDFANGAQVVIDQFIAAGEAKWGRISGLTLLLPHGYEGQGPEHSSARLERFLQLCALENMLVCVPTTPAQAYHMLRRQMRMTTRKPLVVMTPKSLLRHKLAVSTLDELANGEFQHLIPDASADPKKVKRVVACSGKVYYDLLEDAQKRGQDDVAILRIEQLYPFPRELLAAELKRFGKATEVVWCQEEPQNQGAWYQIRHHLNACLSDKQSLHYAGRPRSPSPAAGHFAEHVEEQLKLVADALVNKLGDQNVAE from the coding sequence GTGGACAATCTCCTGAAGCAGTTTGCGCAATCCTCGCAGCTCAATGGAGGCAATGCCTCCTATGTCGAAGACCTGTACGAGCAGTACCTGGTCGCTCCCGATAGCGTTGGCCCCAAATGGAAGGCCTACTTCGACGGCTTCAAGGGCCGCGAAGCGGGCGACGTGCCCCACTCGGTCATCATCGAGCAGGTCGCCGGCGCGGCACGCAAGGCCGCCAACAACGGCTACGCCGCCGCCCCGTCCGCCGGTGGCGACGAGCGCGAGCGCAACGTCGGCCGGCTGATCACCGCCTACCGGTCCCGCGGCCACCTGGGCGCCCGCCTGGACCCGCTGGGCCTGACCCCGCCGGTCACCACCCCGGACCTGGAACTGGGGTTCCACAACCTGTCCGAGAAGGATCTGGACAGCGAATTCAGCACCGGCAACGTCGCCGGCCAGTCGCGCATGAAGCTGCGCGACCTGCTGGCCCAGCTGAAGGCCACCTACACCGGCTCCATCGGCGCCGAGTTCATGCACATCTCGGAAGTCGACCAGCGCCAGTGGCTGTACCAGCGGCTTGAAGCGGCCGGTGGCAAGTACGGCCTGTCGGCGGATGCGCAGCGCCGCACGCTGGAGCGCCTGACCGCCGCCGAAGGCCTCGAGCGCTACCTGCACACCAAGTACGTCGGCCAGAAGCGTTTCTCGCTGGAGGGCGGCGACTCGCTGATCCCGATGCTGGACGTGATGATCCGCCGCGCCGGCGAAGGCCAGGTGAAGGACATCGTGGTCGGCATGGCCCACCGCGGCCGCCTCAACGTGCTGGTCAACACGCTGGGCAAGAGCCCGCGCAAGCTGTTCGACGAATTCGAAGGCAAGTTCGAGCACGACAACTCGCTGGCCCACGCCGGTGACGTGAAGTACCACATGGGCTTCTCCGCCGACATCGCCACCCCCGGCGGTCCGGTGCACCTGGCGCTGGCCTTCAACCCATCGCACCTGGAAATCGTCGACCCGGTCGTGGTCGGCAGCGTGCGTTCGCGCCAGGAACGCCGTGGCGACGCCGCGCGCCAGGCGGTCCTTCCGATCATCATGCACGGCGACGCCGCTTTCGCCGGCCAGGGCGTGGTGATGGAACTGTTCCAGATGTCGCAGGCGCGCGGTTTCGCGGTCGGCGGCACGCTGCACATCGTCATCAACAACCAGATCGGCTTCACCACCAGCGCGCGCGACGACGCGCGGTCCACCCTGTACTGCACCGACGTGGCCAAGATGATCGGCGCACCGGTGCTGCATGTGAACGGCGACGACCCGGAAGCCGTGGTGTTCTGCGCCAACCTGGCCTACGACTTCCGCCAGCAGTTCAAGAAGGACGTGGTGATCGACCTGGTGTGCTACCGCCGCCACGGCCACAACGAAGCCGACGAACCGGCGGCCACCCAGCCGCTGATGTACCAGACCATCCGCAAGCATCCCACCACCCGCGAGCTGTATGCGGGCAAGCTGGAAGCCGCAGGCGTGATCGCGGCCGGCGGCGGCAAGGCGCTGGCCGACGACTACCGCAACAAGCTGGACTCCGGCGAATACACCACCGAACTGGCCAAGCAGAAGAGCGACGAACTGGCCATCGACTGGTCCAGGTACGTCACCGGCAAGCTCAGCGACCCGGTCGACACCAAGGTCAAGCGCAAGTCGCTTGACTCGCTGGCGAAGATCATCACCACCATCCCCGCCGGCGTGGCGCTGCACCCGCGCGTGGCCAAGATCTACGAAGACCGCGTGAAGATGGCCGCCGGCGAACTGCCGGGCGACTGGGGCTTCGCCGAGAACCTCGCCTACGCCACGCTGCTGGCAGAAGGCCACGGCCTGCGCCTGGTCGGCCAGGACGCCGGTCGCGGCACGTTCTTCCACCGTCACGCGATCCTCCACGAGCAGAAGACCGACAGCTACTACCTGCCGCTGCGCCAGCTGGTGGAACAGCCCGAGCAGGCCACCGTCATCGACTCGCTGCTGAGCGAGGAAGCGGTGATGGCGTTCGAATACGGCTTCTCCACCACCGATCCCAACACGCTGTGCATCTGGGAAGCGCAGTTCGGCGACTTCGCCAACGGCGCGCAGGTGGTGATCGACCAGTTCATCGCCGCCGGTGAAGCCAAGTGGGGCCGCATCAGTGGCCTGACCCTGCTGCTGCCGCACGGTTACGAAGGCCAGGGGCCGGAGCACAGCTCCGCCCGCCTGGAGCGCTTCCTGCAACTGTGCGCGCTGGAGAACATGCTGGTCTGCGTGCCGACCACGCCGGCCCAGGCGTACCACATGCTGCGCCGGCAGATGCGCATGACCACCCGCAAGCCGCTGGTGGTGATGACGCCGAAGTCGCTGCTGCGCCACAAGCTGGCCGTGTCCACGCTGGACGAGCTGGCCAACGGCGAGTTCCAGCACCTGATCCCCGATGCCTCCGCGGATCCGAAGAAGGTCAAGCGCGTGGTCGCGTGCTCCGGCAAAGTCTATTACGACCTGCTGGAAGATGCGCAGAAGCGCGGCCAGGACGACGTCGCCATCCTCCGCATCGAGCAGCTGTATCCGTTCCCGCGCGAACTGCTGGCCGCCGAGCTGAAGCGCTTCGGCAAGGCCACCGAAGTGGTGTGGTGCCAGGAAGAGCCGCAGAACCAGGGCGCGTGGTACCAGATCCGCCACCACCTCAACGCCTGCCTCTCCGACAAGCAGAGCCTGCACTACGCCGGCCGCCCGCGTTCGCCCTCTCCCGCCGCCGGCCATTTCGCCGAACACGTGGAAGAGCAGCTGAAGCTGGTCGCCGATGCACTGGTCAACAAGCTCGGCGACCAGAACGTCGCCGAATAA
- a CDS encoding GNAT family N-acetyltransferase has protein sequence MSGTPGFRVASVDYQAALDDLRRVRETVFVQEQQVPVDLEWDALDPLCHHVVAYDDEGRAIGTGRLTPERKIGRMAVLADWRGRGVGEALLAALVAEARQRQWSQVSLHAQVSAEAFYARQGFLPQGDRFQEAGIEHQSMHRRLGAAMAIEQAREATAIVSALATQAHRSLCIYSRDLDPGLFDAPPVLDALRRLAIRQRGGEIRVLVQDAATPQRNLAPLIGLAQRLPSVFAFRQTRDPVDRGYPSAYVVNDDGGYYFRPLGHRFDGEAGLEHGGRARQLREEFGHVWERSRAVTEYRALGL, from the coding sequence ATGAGCGGAACGCCGGGCTTTCGCGTCGCTTCGGTGGACTACCAGGCCGCGCTGGACGACCTGCGCAGGGTGCGCGAAACCGTCTTCGTGCAGGAGCAGCAGGTCCCCGTCGACCTGGAATGGGACGCGCTGGACCCGCTCTGCCACCACGTGGTGGCCTACGACGACGAAGGCCGCGCCATCGGGACCGGCCGCCTGACCCCCGAGCGCAAGATCGGCCGCATGGCCGTGCTGGCGGACTGGCGGGGGCGCGGCGTGGGTGAAGCGCTCCTGGCGGCGCTCGTCGCGGAGGCGCGCCAGCGCCAGTGGTCGCAGGTATCGCTGCATGCCCAGGTCAGCGCCGAAGCCTTCTATGCGCGCCAGGGCTTCCTGCCGCAGGGCGACCGTTTCCAGGAAGCGGGGATCGAACACCAGTCCATGCACCGGCGGCTGGGTGCCGCGATGGCCATCGAGCAGGCCAGGGAGGCGACCGCCATCGTCAGCGCCCTGGCCACGCAGGCCCACCGCTCGCTCTGCATCTACAGCCGCGACCTGGATCCGGGCCTGTTCGACGCCCCGCCCGTGCTCGATGCCCTGCGCCGGCTCGCCATCCGACAGCGCGGCGGCGAGATCCGCGTGCTGGTGCAGGATGCCGCCACGCCGCAACGCAACCTGGCCCCCTTGATAGGGCTCGCACAGCGGTTGCCCAGCGTGTTCGCGTTCCGCCAGACCCGCGACCCGGTCGACCGTGGCTATCCGTCCGCATACGTGGTCAACGACGACGGCGGTTACTACTTCCGCCCGCTTGGCCACCGTTTCGATGGCGAGGCCGGGCTGGAACACGGCGGCCGCGCTCGCCAGCTGCGGGAGGAATTCGGCCATGTGTGGGAGCGCTCGCGCGCTGTCACCGAGTACCGCGCCCTGGGCCTCTGA
- a CDS encoding cupin domain-containing protein, with protein MIEVRATAKHVLGMPAAMFLKEYWQKKPLLIRQAFPGYVSPIQPEDLAGLACEEAALSRIVMHDRANDRWTLRSGPFQEDEFPGMPDHDWTLLVQDVDKWDTDVRELLEAFDFLPRWRLDDIMVSFAATGGSVGAHVDQYDVFLLQAQGERHWQIDAGPNPPTAFRDDAELKLLREFTPTHDWVLEPGDMLYLPPGVPHHGVAVNPCLTFSVGMRAPSSAELISDYLDTLVAEADEGVRYHDEDLSPPKDPNEIDADAMKRVVEALNALRMNDPDKLGDWFGRFITTYRAAGEVMPAPGQRSRIEIEWDLQQGALLQRHPFSRLAWRRRDRLATLFCNGVDHVLPVRDAQALAALDALDGTVYAALSQEGRDAVMALMAQGHYQLLLETEDGE; from the coding sequence ATGATCGAAGTCCGCGCCACCGCCAAGCATGTCCTCGGCATGCCGGCGGCCATGTTCCTGAAGGAGTACTGGCAGAAGAAGCCGCTGCTGATCCGCCAGGCGTTCCCCGGCTACGTGTCGCCGATCCAGCCCGAGGACCTCGCCGGCCTGGCCTGCGAGGAAGCCGCGCTGTCGCGCATCGTGATGCATGACCGCGCCAACGACCGCTGGACGCTGCGCAGCGGGCCGTTCCAGGAAGACGAGTTCCCCGGCATGCCTGACCACGACTGGACCCTGCTGGTGCAGGACGTGGACAAGTGGGACACCGATGTGCGCGAACTGCTGGAGGCGTTCGACTTCCTGCCGCGCTGGCGCCTTGACGACATCATGGTCAGCTTCGCCGCCACCGGCGGTTCGGTCGGCGCGCACGTGGACCAGTACGACGTCTTCCTGCTGCAGGCACAGGGCGAACGCCACTGGCAGATCGACGCCGGCCCCAACCCGCCAACCGCCTTCCGCGACGACGCCGAACTCAAGCTGCTGCGCGAATTCACCCCTACCCACGACTGGGTGCTGGAACCGGGCGACATGCTGTACCTGCCGCCCGGCGTGCCCCACCACGGCGTGGCCGTGAATCCTTGCCTGACGTTCTCGGTCGGCATGCGTGCGCCGTCTTCGGCCGAACTGATCAGCGACTACCTGGACACGCTGGTGGCCGAGGCCGATGAGGGCGTGCGCTACCACGACGAGGACCTGTCGCCGCCCAAGGACCCGAACGAGATCGATGCCGATGCGATGAAGCGCGTGGTGGAAGCGCTCAATGCCCTGCGCATGAACGATCCCGACAAGCTGGGCGACTGGTTCGGCCGCTTCATCACCACCTATCGCGCGGCCGGCGAGGTGATGCCCGCGCCGGGGCAGCGTTCGCGCATCGAGATCGAATGGGATCTGCAGCAGGGTGCGCTGCTGCAACGCCATCCGTTCTCGCGCCTCGCATGGCGTCGCCGCGACCGGCTGGCCACGCTGTTCTGCAACGGCGTCGACCACGTACTGCCCGTGCGTGACGCGCAGGCGCTGGCGGCGCTCGACGCGCTGGACGGCACGGTCTACGCCGCACTCAGCCAGGAGGGCCGCGACGCGGTGATGGCGTTGATGGCCCAGGGCCACTACCAGCTGTTGCTGGAGACGGAGGACGGGGAATGA